Genomic window (Xylanimonas protaetiae):
AAGACCCGCCCGAGCGCCCCGGTCCAGGCCGAGGACCCGCCGAACAGCCGCCGGAAGTTCTCGAGCCCCACCCAGTCGATCGTGTTGGCGGGCGGGATGTGCTGCGGCGCGGAGTAGTTCGTGAAGGCCACGAGCGCCGCGAAGACCAGGGGCACGACGACGAAGAAGGCCACCAGGACGACGGTGGGCGTCAGGCCCACGATGGGGAACGCCTTGCCCAGGAAGGTCCGCGGCAGGCTCTCCTCGCGCGGGCGGACGCCGTGGGTGCTCCAGCTCCGCTCCGCCGCGAGCGCCGAGCGCACCGAGATGTAGTAGATCGCGGCGAACAGCAGCAGGACGGTGATCGTCATGACGCCGTCGACCAGCATGAACAGCGAGTTCTGGCGGAACCGGACGGGGACGTCGAGCTGCTGCTCGCCGAGCGTGACGAGCCCGCGCAGGTTCTTGACGATCAGGGGCAGCCACGTGAGCAGCAGGATCTCGACGAGGGCGAACGTCGCCCCCTTGACCCACTGCCGCAGGACGGTGAGGTGGGCCAGGCCCATGAATGCGCAGGCGAGGACGAGGACGGTCCGGCATCGGCCGGTGCCCGTCACGTCGGTGTCGCCCAGCGGGAGGTCGCGTTGCGTCAGAGTCGCCGACATCGGTGTCGCTCCCCTTTTCGTCTCAGGCCCGAGGGGCCCCCTCCGGTGTCGGCGGGGGCCCCTCGGATCGGGTCACTGGGCGAGCATGGCCGCGTTGGCGGCGTCCAGCTCGGTCTGGATGTCGGCACCGTTCCAGATGTTCGCGGACGCCGCGTTCATGGCGTCCCAGAACTTCGACATCTGGGGGATGGACGGCATCGGGAACGCGAACTTCATCTGGTCGGCGAAGCCGTTGACCAGGTCGTTCTTGTAGGTGATGTCGGACGACGACGACGCGAGCGCACCGGTGATGTCGGCGCGGAGCTGCTGCATCTCGGGGGTCGTGAGGAACTCGGCGAAGGCCGCGGCCTCCTCCTCGTGCTCCGTGTAGGCCGAGACGAACGCCGTGCGCACGCCGGCGAACGACGCGGCGGGGTCGCCGCCCGCGGTGAGCGACGGCAGCGGCGCGACGCCGAAGTTGATGCCGGCGTCGGTGAACGCCGAGACGTTCCACGGGCCCGAGACGTGCATCGCGGCGTTGCCGGCGGCGAACAGCGCGTCGACCGTGGCCGTGTCGAGGTCGGCGGCGGCGACGTTCAGCGCGGGGCGCAGGGCGGCGAACTGGGCCATGCCCTCGGCCGAGGCGGCCGAGTTGATGTTCGTGTTCGCGGTGTCGTCGCCGTCGGGGCCGAACAGGCGGTTGTCGCCCGAGGTGGTGAACAGGATCGTGTAGTAGCCGTTGCCGACGTCCATGACGAAGCCGTACTTGCCCGGGTTGGCCGCGTTGAAGGTCTCCGCGAACGAGGCGACCTCGTCCCACGTCGTGGGGGCCTCGGGGATGAGGTCCTTGTTGTAGTAGAGGGCGTAGGTCTCCATGGCGACGGGGTAGCCGTAGAGCGTGCCGTCGTAGGTGGCGCCGGTGGCGGCGGCGGGCAGCACGTTGGCCTTGACGGCGTCGGGGTTCGCGACGGGCAGGATGTGGCCGCCGGAGACGAGCTCGCCGATCTTGTCGTGCGGGGCGACGAAGACGTCCGGGCCGGTGCCGGCGGGGCCGTCGAGCGCGATCTGGCCGGCAGCGTCGCCGACCTCGACGTTGACGAACTCGACGGTGACGTTCGGGTGCTCCTTGGTGAAGGCCTCGCCCGCCTGCTTGATGAACTCGTCCGGACCCTGGAGGGACTCCCAGACCTTGAGGGTGACCGGCGCGGCGTCGTCGCCGCCGGCCGTGTTGTCACCTGCGCTCGGCGGCGTGTCCGACCCGCCGCCGCACGCCGTGAGCATGAGGCTCAGGACGGCGACCCCGGCGACTGCTGCGCCTTTGGTGATCTTCACAGTTCGTCTCCTCCTCGAGATGAGCTTTCGCGGTCGACGTCGACCTGGAGGGAGATACTGCACCGCCTCGCGAGTCGCTGCAAGATGCGACCGCAAACTTGCAGGTACCGTTGCACAACAGAGACAAAGACGCCACGATCAGGTCTCGCCCCACCCGTCGACCGAGGAGGTCCTGTGTCAGCCGCCGCCCCCGGGCGTGTCCGGCTCGCCGACGTCGCCGCCCACGCGGGCGTCTCGACGGCCACCGTCTCGCGTGTGCTCAACGGCAAGACCGTGGTGTCGGCCGAGACCCGCCAGTCCGTCCTCGCCGCCCTGGACGTGCTCGGGTACGCCCGCCCGTCCCCGGGCCCCCGCTCGGCCGGGCTCGTCGGGCTCGTGGTCCCCGAGCTGACGAACCCGGTGTTCCCGGCGATCGCGCAGGCCGCCGAGTCGCTCCTCGCGCAGGCGGGGTACACGCCGCTGCTGTGCACGCAGTCGCCCGGCGGGACCACGGAGGACGAGTACATCGAGACCCTCCGCGAGCACGGCGTCGACGGGATCCTGGTCGTCTCGGGCCTCCACGCCGACACCACCGCCGACAACGGCCGGTACCGCCGGCTGCGCGACCACGGCGTGCCGCTCGTCCTCGTCGGCGGGTTCGCGCCCGACGTCGACGCCCCCCAGGTGTCGTGCGACGAGGTCACGGCCATGCGGCTCGCTGTCCGCCACCTGGCGGCCCTCGGGCACCGGTCCGTCGGGCTGGCCCTGGGCCCCGAGCGCTTCGTCCCGTCACGCCGCAAGCGCGACGGGTTCGTCGCGGCCCTCGTCGACGCCGGCCTCGCCACCGACGCCGACGACGCCGCGCAGCACGTCGTCGCGAGCCTCTACACGGTCGAGGGCGGGCACGCCGCCGCCGCCGAGCTCATCGCGACCGGGCACACCGCGGTCGTCTGCGCCTCCGACCCCATGGCCCTCGGCGCCGTCCGGGCCGCCCGCTCGCGCGGCCTGCGCGTGCCCGACGACGTCTCCGTCGTCGGCTACGACGACTCCCCCTCATGGCGTTCACCGAGCCGCCCCTGACGACCGTGCGGCAGCCCGTCCTCACGCTGTGCCGCTCGGCCGTGCAGATGCTGCTGGCCGAGATCCGCGGCGAGCGGGCCACGCGCGCGGAGCTGCTCGTCGAACCGGAGCTGGTGGTCCGCGGGTCCACCGGAGCCGCCCCCGCCACGCCGCCGAAGCCCGCCACGTCGCCGACACCCGCACCAGGAGAGCCATGACGATCGTCCACGAGCCGTCCGCCACCAGCGAGTGGTGGCGCACCGCCGTCATCTACCAGGTCTACCCGCGCTCCTTCGCCGACGGCGACGGCGACGGCGTCGGCGACCTGCCCGGCATCACCGCCCGCCTGCCGCACCTGGCCGCGCTGGGCGTCGACGCCGTCTGGCTCTCGCCGTTCTACCGCTCCCCGCAGCGCGACGCCGGGTACGACGTCGCCGACTACCGGGACATCGACCCGCTGTTCGGCACGCTCGCCGACGCCGACGCGATGATCGCCCGCGCCCACGACCTGGGGCTCAAGGTCGTCGTCGACCTCGTGCCCAACCACACGTCCAGCGAGCACGCCTGGTTCCAGGCGGCGCTCGCCGCGGCGCCCGGGTCGCCCGAGCGTGGCCGCTACCTGTTCCGCGACGGGCGCGGGCACGGCGGCGTCGAGCCGCCCAACAACTGGAGGTCCGTGTTCGGCGGGCCGGCGTGGACCCGGGTGCCCGACGGCCAGTGGTACCTGCACCTGTTCGACTCCTCCCAGCCCGACCTCGACTGGACGAACCCGGAGGTGCGCGCCGAGATCGAGGACGTGCTGCGGTTCTGGCTGCGCCGCGGCGTCGACGGGTTCCGCATCGACGTCGCCCACGGCCTCGTCAAGGAGGCCGGCCTGCCGGACTGGTTCGGCACCGTCGAGATGGTCAGCGGCACCGACCCCGGCGCCCCCGAGGACGGCCAGTCCCCCGCGTTCGGCTCCGGCCCGATGTTCGACCAGGACGGCGTCCACGAGATCTACCGCTCCTGGCGTGCGGTCCTCGACGAGTTCGACGCCGGCGGCGAGCGGCGCTCGCGCGCGCTGGTGGCCGAGGCGTGGGTCGAGCCGCTCTCCCGGCTGGCCCGCTACGTGCGCGACGACGAGATGCAGCAGGCTTTCAACTTCTCGTTCCTGACCACGCTGTGGGACGCCGCCGCGTACCGCCGCACCATCACCGAGTCGTACGCGGCGCTCGACGCCGTCGGCGCCCCGGCCACCTGGGTGCTCTCGAACCACGACGTCGTGCGCCACCCCTCGCGCCTCGGCCTCGCCGTGCCGGGGTCACGGCCCAACGGCATCTTCGCCACCGACCCGCAGCCCGACGAGGAGCTCGGCCTGCGCCGCGCCCGCGCGGCGACGCTCTTCATGCTGGCGCTGCCCGGGTCGGCGTACGTGTACCAGGGCGAGGAGCTCGGGCTGCCCGAGCACACGTCCCTGCCCGACGACGTGCGCGAGGACCCGTCGTACTTCCGCACGCTGCACGAGGAGGCGGGCCGCGACGGCTGCCGCGTCCCGCTGCCGTGGGTCGCGGGCGCGCCGGGCCTCGGGTTCTCCCCCACGGGGAGGACGTGGCTGCCGCAGCCGGCGTCGTGGGCGGCCTACGCCGCCGACGCCCAGGCGGGTGTCGCGGGCTCGACGCTCGAGCTGTACCGGGCGGCGCTGGCCCTGCGGCGCTCGCTCGCGCTGGGCGCGGGCGGGCTGGCGTGGCTCGACGGGTTCCCGGACGACGTCGTCGCGTTCCGGACGGCGGCCGCCGGCGAGACGGGCGCCGTCGTCCTCGCCAACCTGGGCACGACGCCGGTGGCGCTGCCCGACGGCGCGACGGTGCTGCTCGCCTCGGCGGACCTGCCGGGCGACGGGACGCTGCCGGCGGACGTCACGGTCTGGCTGGAGGCGTAGCGGGCCGGGGCTCGGCCGCCGGAGGCCGAGCCCCCGTCTCAGCCGCCCGAGACGGAGAGCTCCGCCTCTCGGAGCTTCTCCTCCCACTCGGGCGACAGGTCGCGCGAGTCGAGCCAGCCGTAGGGCAGGTGGGGCGTCTTGGGCGTGCCGGCGCGGCCGCGCTGGCCCTCGGCGTCCTTGCCCGGGTACGGGGCGTCGCCCAGCGCGTCGAGCAGCTCGCGCAGCTCGGCGAGCGAGGAGACGAGCGCGAGCGCGTGCCGGGCCTCGCCGCCGACGGCGTAGCCCTTGAGGTACCAGGCCATGTGCTTGCGCAGGTCGCGCACCCCCCGGTGCTCGGCGTCGGAGACGCCCGTGGAGGCGGCGTCGGAGACGCCCGTCGACACGGCGCCGGAGGCGCCCATGGACACGGCGTCGGAGACGCCCTCGGACGTCGTGTCGGCGCGGTCGCCGTCGTCGTAGTACTCGACCATGAGCTCGCCGTGGCGGTAGATGACGTCGGCGACCTCGCGCAGCGTGGGCTGCACGCGCACGGTCTCGCCGTGGAAGGCGGCCGCGAGGTCGGCGAAGAGCCACGGCCGTCCCTGGCAGCCGCGCCCGACGACGACGCCGTCGGCGCCCGTCTCGGCGACCATGCGCAGGGCGTCGTCGCCCGACCAGATGTCGCCGTTGCCCAGTACGGGGATCGTGGTGACGGCCTCCTTGAGGCGCGCGATCGACGGCCAGCGCGCCTCGCCCGAGTAGTGCTGCGCGACCGTGCGCGCGTGCAGCGCGACGGCGGCGACGCCGAGGCCCTCGGCGATCGTGCCCGCCTCGAGGTACGTGAGGTGGTCCTCGTCGATACCCTCGCGCATCTTGATCGTCACCGGCACCCCGTAGGGCTCGGCGGCCTGCACGGCCGCGCGCACGATGTCCGTGAAGAGCTGCCGCTTCCACGGCAGGGCCCCGCCGCCGCCCTTGCGCGTCACCTTGGGCACGGGGCAGCCGAAGTTGAGGTCGACGTGGTCGGCGCGGTCCTCGGCGGCGATGATCCGCACGGCCTCCCCCACGGTGGCCGGGTCGACGCCGTAGACCTGCGCCGAGCGCGGCTTCTCGTCCTCGCCGAACGTCACGATGCGCACGGCCTCGGGGTTGCGCTCCACGAGCGCGCGGCTCGTGACCATCTCGGCGACGTAGAGCCCCGGGTCGTGCCCCGTGGACGCCCCAGCCTCGCGGCACAGCGTGCGGAAGGCCCGGTTGGTGACACCCGCCATCGGCGCGAGCACGACCGGGGTGTCCACGGTCATGGGCCCGATCTGCAGCGGAGGAAGGACGCGTGCGGGCGCCTCGGTGGTGGGGGTCATGGGCTCCATCCTCCCACCGGAGGCCACGACCCCTACAGCCAGCCGTTCTCGCGTGCGAGGTGGACGGCCTCTGCCCGGGTACGCGCCCCCGTCTTGCCGATGGCTGCGGACAGGTAGTTGCGTACCGTGCCCTCGGACAGGAACGCCGCGCGCGCGATCTGCGCGACCGTGCCGCCGCGCTCCGCGAGGCCCAGCACCTCGCGCTCGCGCTCCGTCAGCGGGCTGTCCCCAACGGCGAGCGTCGCCACGGCGAGCTCCGGGTCGACGACGCGCAGGCCCTGGTGGACGCGCCGCACGGCGTCGGCGAGCTGCTCGGCGGGCGTGTCCTTGACGACGAACCCGCTGGCCCCGGCGTCGAGCGCGCGGCGCAGGTACCCGGGCCGGCCGAACGTCGTGACGATGAGCGCCCGGCAGCGCGGCAGCTCCTCGTGCAGCGCCGCGGCGGCCGCGATGCCGTCGAGCCCGGGCATCTCGACGTCGAGCAGGGCGACGTCCGCGTCGGACTCGCGTGCGGCCGCGACGACCTCGTCGCCGCGGCCTACCTGCGCCACGACCGTGAGGTCGGCCTCGAGGTCGAGCAGGGCGGCGAGCGCGCCACGCACCAGGGCCTGGTCGTCGGCCAGGAGCAGGCGGATCACGGGGCGATCCTGTCGTCGTCGGCACCCGGCCCGAACTCGACCGCGATGCGGAAGCCGCCGAGCGGCCCGCGCCCCGTGACGAGCCTCGCCCCCGCCGCCCGGGCCCGTTCCGCGAGGCCGCGGAGGCCGTTGCCGTCGACGACGGCGCCCGCGTCCGGCCCGCGCCCGTCGTCGTCGACGACGAGCGCCCCGTCGTCGAGCGTGACGACGACGTGACGCGCGAGCGAGTGCCGCAGCACGTTGGTGGTCGCCTCGCGCAGCGTCCAGGCGAACAGCACCTGCCGGGCGGGCCGGACGGCGTCGACGGCGCCGGGCAGCCTCGCGTCGATACCCGCGGCATCGAACGCGGCGCGGGCCGCGGCCAGCTCGCCGGGGAGCGTCACGGCCCGGGCGCCGGTGACCATGCCGCGCACGTCCGCGAGCGCCGAGCGCGTCAGCCGCTGGATGTCGGCGAGCTCGGCCGCGGCCCGGTCGGGGTCGTCCCGCAGGAGGCGTGCGGCGAGCTCGGCCTTGACGCTGACGACGGTGAGCGAGTGGCCGACGACGTCGTGCACGTCGCGGGCGAGGCGCTCCCGCTCCTGCGTGGCGGCCAGCGTGGCGACCTCCTCCTGGGCGACGAAGAGCTGGCGGTTGCGGGCGACGAGCTGGGTGAACCCGAAGACCGCGAGCCCGGACAGCACGGCCGACAGCGCCGTCGAGTCCTCGGGCTCCCACGCGGGTACCACCCGCGGGACGACGACGAGCAGGACGACGATCGCGGCGACGACGGCGAGCGCTGCGCGGCTGCGCACGAGGAACACCGACGTGACGCCGACGAAGACGAGCCCGACGAGACCGTGCTGGCGAGCCGCGACCGTGGTGAGCACGACGAACGCCACCTGGGTCGCGAGGACCGCGACGACGACGCGGGGCGGCGCCCCCTGGAAGCGCAGGGCGTAGATCGAGAACCCGAAGACGAGACCGACGCCGACCACGCCCACGACGCCGAGGACGCGCAGCGCAGGCGAGTCGGCGGCGAGCGAGGTGGTGAGCGGCTCGCTCAGGAACACGACCCAGACGAGCCCCAGCAGGGGGCCGAACCGTCGCCACCCGGGCGCCCGGCCGAACGGCGCGGCCCTCTGGTCGCGCACCAGCGACGACGTGCGCCACCGGAAGGCGCGGCCGTCGGCCTCGGCGTGGGGCGTCTCGGGGGTGGTCACGGTGCCCAGGCTCGCACACCGGCCGCCGGGTTCAGACACGCGCGGTGTCGCGCCGGAACCGCCAGGCGGCGCCGACGCCGAACACGACGGCCCAGGCCACGACGTTGACCACGGCCACCCACGAGAAGTCGCCACCCAGCGGCCAGCGCACCAGCTCGGCCAGGCCGTAGGTCGGGGTGACCTGGGCGATGGCGTGGAACAGCGACCCGTCGTCGAGCGGCACGAACAGGCCACCGGCGAACGACAGGAGCGCGGTGACGGGGCCGAGCACTTGCATGACGTTCTCCGTGGGCAGCAGGTAGCCCATGAACAGGCCGAACGCGGCGAACACGACCGACCCGCCCCAGGCGAGCAGCGCGCAGCCGACCCATGCGGTCGCG
Coding sequences:
- a CDS encoding maltose ABC transporter substrate-binding protein, which translates into the protein MKITKGAAVAGVAVLSLMLTACGGGSDTPPSAGDNTAGGDDAAPVTLKVWESLQGPDEFIKQAGEAFTKEHPNVTVEFVNVEVGDAAGQIALDGPAGTGPDVFVAPHDKIGELVSGGHILPVANPDAVKANVLPAAATGATYDGTLYGYPVAMETYALYYNKDLIPEAPTTWDEVASFAETFNAANPGKYGFVMDVGNGYYTILFTTSGDNRLFGPDGDDTANTNINSAASAEGMAQFAALRPALNVAAADLDTATVDALFAAGNAAMHVSGPWNVSAFTDAGINFGVAPLPSLTAGGDPAASFAGVRTAFVSAYTEHEEEAAAFAEFLTTPEMQQLRADITGALASSSSDITYKNDLVNGFADQMKFAFPMPSIPQMSKFWDAMNAASANIWNGADIQTELDAANAAMLAQ
- a CDS encoding response regulator, whose amino-acid sequence is MIRLLLADDQALVRGALAALLDLEADLTVVAQVGRGDEVVAAARESDADVALLDVEMPGLDGIAAAAALHEELPRCRALIVTTFGRPGYLRRALDAGASGFVVKDTPAEQLADAVRRVHQGLRVVDPELAVATLAVGDSPLTEREREVLGLAERGGTVAQIARAAFLSEGTVRNYLSAAIGKTGARTRAEAVHLARENGWL
- the dusB gene encoding tRNA dihydrouridine synthase DusB, which produces MTPTTEAPARVLPPLQIGPMTVDTPVVLAPMAGVTNRAFRTLCREAGASTGHDPGLYVAEMVTSRALVERNPEAVRIVTFGEDEKPRSAQVYGVDPATVGEAVRIIAAEDRADHVDLNFGCPVPKVTRKGGGGALPWKRQLFTDIVRAAVQAAEPYGVPVTIKMREGIDEDHLTYLEAGTIAEGLGVAAVALHARTVAQHYSGEARWPSIARLKEAVTTIPVLGNGDIWSGDDALRMVAETGADGVVVGRGCQGRPWLFADLAAAFHGETVRVQPTLREVADVIYRHGELMVEYYDDGDRADTTSEGVSDAVSMGASGAVSTGVSDAASTGVSDAEHRGVRDLRKHMAWYLKGYAVGGEARHALALVSSLAELRELLDALGDAPYPGKDAEGQRGRAGTPKTPHLPYGWLDSRDLSPEWEEKLREAELSVSGG
- a CDS encoding glycoside hydrolase family 13 protein, which translates into the protein MTIVHEPSATSEWWRTAVIYQVYPRSFADGDGDGVGDLPGITARLPHLAALGVDAVWLSPFYRSPQRDAGYDVADYRDIDPLFGTLADADAMIARAHDLGLKVVVDLVPNHTSSEHAWFQAALAAAPGSPERGRYLFRDGRGHGGVEPPNNWRSVFGGPAWTRVPDGQWYLHLFDSSQPDLDWTNPEVRAEIEDVLRFWLRRGVDGFRIDVAHGLVKEAGLPDWFGTVEMVSGTDPGAPEDGQSPAFGSGPMFDQDGVHEIYRSWRAVLDEFDAGGERRSRALVAEAWVEPLSRLARYVRDDEMQQAFNFSFLTTLWDAAAYRRTITESYAALDAVGAPATWVLSNHDVVRHPSRLGLAVPGSRPNGIFATDPQPDEELGLRRARAATLFMLALPGSAYVYQGEELGLPEHTSLPDDVREDPSYFRTLHEEAGRDGCRVPLPWVAGAPGLGFSPTGRTWLPQPASWAAYAADAQAGVAGSTLELYRAALALRRSLALGAGGLAWLDGFPDDVVAFRTAAAGETGAVVLANLGTTPVALPDGATVLLASADLPGDGTLPADVTVWLEA
- a CDS encoding sensor histidine kinase, with amino-acid sequence MTTPETPHAEADGRAFRWRTSSLVRDQRAAPFGRAPGWRRFGPLLGLVWVVFLSEPLTTSLAADSPALRVLGVVGVVGVGLVFGFSIYALRFQGAPPRVVVAVLATQVAFVVLTTVAARQHGLVGLVFVGVTSVFLVRSRAALAVVAAIVVLLVVVPRVVPAWEPEDSTALSAVLSGLAVFGFTQLVARNRQLFVAQEEVATLAATQERERLARDVHDVVGHSLTVVSVKAELAARLLRDDPDRAAAELADIQRLTRSALADVRGMVTGARAVTLPGELAAARAAFDAAGIDARLPGAVDAVRPARQVLFAWTLREATTNVLRHSLARHVVVTLDDGALVVDDDGRGPDAGAVVDGNGLRGLAERARAAGARLVTGRGPLGGFRIAVEFGPGADDDRIAP